GTGGCGTCGCGTTATGGCCCGCGCCGAGCGTCGGCCGCGCTTCGAGCACGCCGTGATAGATCGCCGCGCCGCCGATCAGCACGTTCAGGCTGCCCGCGCCCGCGGCCATCACCGGGCCGGCGTTCGGACTGTCCCACGAACGCGCCTGCGTGCGCCAGCAATGCCACGCCATGCCGGTGTCGCCGGTGAGCGCGTAGCTCGCGGCCGTGAGACGCGCGGGAACGAAGTTGAGCACGTCGTCGAAGCGCGCCGCCGCCCAGCCGAAGCGCAGATAGCGCGGCGTGCGATAACCCCACATCGCGTCGAGCGTGTTCGCAAGGCGGAACGCGAGCGCGCCGGGACCGCCCGCGATCGCGAACCAGAAGAGCGCGCCGAAGATGGCGTCGTTGCCGTTCTCCAGCGCCGATTCGACCGCCGCGCGCGACAACGCCAGCTCGTCCGCCTGCGACGTATCGCGCGACACGATGCGCGACGTGAGCGTTCTCGCGCTGTCGAGATCGCCGAGACTGAGCGCCCGCGCGATCGGCGCGATGTGTTCGCGCAGGCTCTTTGCGCCGAGCGCGAACCACAGCAGCATCACGTGAACGATGCATGCGTACGCGAACGGCAGCACGCTCACGACGAGCCACGCGATGCAAACAGGCGGCGCGACCGCGACGATCCACGCGAGAATCCCCGCCGGCCGCGCGCGACGCCCCGTGTTGAGCCGCGCCTCGAGCTTCGTCGCGAACTGGCCGAACGCGACGAGCGGATGCCGCCCGCGCGGCTCGCCGACGATGCGATCGACGATCACGCCGAGCACGGCGAGCAGCGACATCGCGTAGACGGAAAGAAGAAGCATGACGTTCCGCCCTTCAGCCTTTGAGCGCGAGCGGCAGGCCCGCGACCATCAACATGGCGCGCGTGCTGGCGGCCGCGACGCGCTGATTGAGCCGGCCGAGCTCGTCCACGTAAAGGCGCGTGACCGAGCCGAGCGGCACCACGCCGAGCCCGATCTCGTTGCTCACGACGATGACCTTGCCGCGCGCATCGGCGAGGGCGCGGTCGAAGGCATCGAATGCTTGGGTGGCGGCGGGCGGCAGCGTGGCGGGCTCGTCGAAGGAGGAATCGGGAGGACAGAGCAAGTTGGCGAGCCAGAGCGTGAGGCAGTCGATCAGCACGCACCGTCCCGCGCGATCCGCCTCGCGCAACGCGCCCGCGAGGTCGAGCGGCGCTTCGACGAGCGTCCAGTGCGCGGGCCGGCGCAAGCGATGATGCCGCACGCGCTCGGCGAACTCGGCATCGCCGATACGCGCCGTCGCGATGTAGGTGACGGGCAGGCCGCTTTCGTCGGCGAGGCGTTCGGCGTGCGCGCTCTTGCCGGAGCGGGCGCCGCCGAGGATGAACGTGATGTCGGGGATCATCGCAATATTGTACTGACGGGCTAAGATAGCGCGTCGTTCTTCATGGGAATCCTCCGATGCCCTTCACTCCGCGCGGCACGTTGATGATTCAGGGCACCACCTCCGATGCCGGCAAGAGCACGCTCGTCGCGGGCCTGTGCCGTCTCGCGCGGCGCGGCGGCGCGCGCGTCGCGCCGTTCAAGCCGCAGAACATGGCGCTCAACAGCGCGGTGACGATTGACGGCGGTGAGATCGGCCGCGCGCAGGCGTTGCAGGCGGTGGCGGCGGGCGTGCCGGCGCGCATCGACTTCAATCCGGTGCTGCTCAAGCCGACGAGCGATCGCGGCGCGCAGGTCATCATCCACGGCCACGCGCACGCCAATCTCGACGCGCGCGCTTACCACGCGTACAAGAGCATTGCCTTCGATGCCGTCTTGCAGTCCTACGCGCGCTTGCAGGCCGACTTCGACGCGGTGATCGTGGAAGGCGCGGGCAGTCCCGCCGAAATCAACTTGCGCGACCGCGATATCGCGAACATGGGCTTCGCCGAGCGCGTCGATTGTCCGGTGGTGCTGGTGGCGGACATCGATCGCGGCGGCGTGTTCGCGCATCTCGTCGGCACGCTCGCGTGCTTGTCGGAGAGCGAGCGGGCGCGCGTGCGCGGCTTCGTCATCAACCGGTTTCGCGGCGATATCGGCCTCTTGAAGCCGGGGCTCAACTGGCTCGAAGCGCAGACTGGCAAGCCCGTGCTCGGCGTGCTGCGGTATCTGCACGGCCTCACGCTCGATGCCGAAGACATGCTGCCGCGTGATTCCCATACGCCGAGCGAAAGCACGGCGCTGAAGGTGATCGTGCCCGCGTTGCCGCGCATCAGCAATCACACGGACTTCGACGCGCTGCGGGCGCATCCGCAGGTCGATTTCGAGTATGTGCGCGCGGGCGTCGCGCCGCCGCCTGCGGATCTGATCGTGCTGCCGGGGTCGAAAAGCGTGCAGCGCGATCTCGCGTGGCTGCGCGAGCACGGCTGGGATCGCGCGATTACCCGGCATCTTCGATACGGCGGGAAAGTGCTCGGTATTTGCGGCGGCATGCAGATGCTCGGCCGCGAGATCGACGATCCGGATGGCGTGGAAAGCGCGGCGGGGCGTGTTGCGGGTCTCGGCCTGCTCGATCTGTACACGGTGCTCACGCCGCAGAAGCAGCTGGAGAACGTCACTGGACGGCTCCTGATCGGCACGATGAAAGCGCCCGTGCGCGGCTACGAGATTCACATGGGCCGCACGAGCGGCGCGGCGCTGGACCGGCCTTTGGTCGCGCTGGATTCGGGGCGCGTCGATGGCGCCGTATCGGACGATCGACAAATCGCCGCGACGTATCTGCACGGCGTCTTCGATACGCCCGAAGCCTGCGCCGCGCTGCTCGCGTGGGCGGGCGTCGATGATGCCGTGCCGCTCGACTATCCCGCGCTGCGCGAGGCGTCGCTGGAGCGGCTCGCGGATGCGTTCGCGAAGTCGCTCGATCTGGATGCGGTGGCGGCGTTGTTCGCCTGAACGCGTCAATACAAAATCATCTGCGTACACCGAAACATCGCGATCAGCTTGCCGTCGCCGTTCGTCACCGTCGCGTCCCAGACGTGCGTGCTGCGTCCGAGATGCACGGCGCTCGCCTTCGCGACGATCTTCCCCTCGCGCGCCGTCGAAACGTGGTTGCTCTTGAGTTCGAGCGTCGTGAAGTTCTGCGCCTTCTCCGGCAGATGCGCGATGCATGCGTAGCCGCAGCACGTATCCGCGAGCCCGACGACGGTCGCCGCGTGCAGAAAGCCGTTCGGCGCGAGCAGTTCCGGGCGAATCACGAGTTCACCGGTGAGGGCGCCTTCATCGAGCGAAAGCAACTGGATGCCGAGCAGATCGGGCAGACGGCCTTTCTGGCGGTTGCGCAGGAAATCGAGCGTGACGTCGGGGCGAAGGGGCATGAGCGGTCATCCGGTCGAGTAGAGAAAGCGCGCGCCATTGGCCAACCGGCCAGCGTGCCGCGCGTGTCGTTTGCCGATATTATCAACGGCTCGAATCATGTATCCGTTCTATAACGACGAAACCGTGCGCGCGGCTTCCGCACTTTCTCGCGCGCCGTACAAATATCAGGACATTCCATGACCGTGATCGTGGTGGCAAATCCGAAAGGCGGCGTCGGCAAGAGCACGCTCGCAACGAACCTGGCAGGCTATTTCGCCGCGAACGGCGAATGGGTCGCGCTCGCCGATCTCGACAAA
The Caballeronia sp. M1242 DNA segment above includes these coding regions:
- the cbiB gene encoding adenosylcobinamide-phosphate synthase CbiB, with the protein product MLLLSVYAMSLLAVLGVIVDRIVGEPRGRHPLVAFGQFATKLEARLNTGRRARPAGILAWIVAVAPPVCIAWLVVSVLPFAYACIVHVMLLWFALGAKSLREHIAPIARALSLGDLDSARTLTSRIVSRDTSQADELALSRAAVESALENGNDAIFGALFWFAIAGGPGALAFRLANTLDAMWGYRTPRYLRFGWAAARFDDVLNFVPARLTAASYALTGDTGMAWHCWRTQARSWDSPNAGPVMAAGAGSLNVLIGGAAIYHGVLEARPTLGAGHNATPRHVVAALRLIDRSVLLWLAVFLVLPILSVTTNA
- the cobU gene encoding bifunctional adenosylcobinamide kinase/adenosylcobinamide-phosphate guanylyltransferase, translating into MIPDITFILGGARSGKSAHAERLADESGLPVTYIATARIGDAEFAERVRHHRLRRPAHWTLVEAPLDLAGALREADRAGRCVLIDCLTLWLANLLCPPDSSFDEPATLPPAATQAFDAFDRALADARGKVIVVSNEIGLGVVPLGSVTRLYVDELGRLNQRVAAASTRAMLMVAGLPLALKG
- a CDS encoding cobyric acid synthase translates to MPFTPRGTLMIQGTTSDAGKSTLVAGLCRLARRGGARVAPFKPQNMALNSAVTIDGGEIGRAQALQAVAAGVPARIDFNPVLLKPTSDRGAQVIIHGHAHANLDARAYHAYKSIAFDAVLQSYARLQADFDAVIVEGAGSPAEINLRDRDIANMGFAERVDCPVVLVADIDRGGVFAHLVGTLACLSESERARVRGFVINRFRGDIGLLKPGLNWLEAQTGKPVLGVLRYLHGLTLDAEDMLPRDSHTPSESTALKVIVPALPRISNHTDFDALRAHPQVDFEYVRAGVAPPPADLIVLPGSKSVQRDLAWLREHGWDRAITRHLRYGGKVLGICGGMQMLGREIDDPDGVESAAGRVAGLGLLDLYTVLTPQKQLENVTGRLLIGTMKAPVRGYEIHMGRTSGAALDRPLVALDSGRVDGAVSDDRQIAATYLHGVFDTPEACAALLAWAGVDDAVPLDYPALREASLERLADAFAKSLDLDAVAALFA
- a CDS encoding PaaI family thioesterase, with the translated sequence MPLRPDVTLDFLRNRQKGRLPDLLGIQLLSLDEGALTGELVIRPELLAPNGFLHAATVVGLADTCCGYACIAHLPEKAQNFTTLELKSNHVSTAREGKIVAKASAVHLGRSTHVWDATVTNGDGKLIAMFRCTQMILY